A section of the Primulina eburnea isolate SZY01 chromosome 1, ASM2296580v1, whole genome shotgun sequence genome encodes:
- the LOC140806207 gene encoding uncharacterized protein: MIHMISRGATDGDSVRARKAHRKRLDNFEISRGAYLPQDPVISFGPEDLQGIIAPHNDALVVTATIADYDVEVIFIDNGSSVNILFKSTLDQMKVEGFEFDPISTPLYGFTGHDIVPLGLITLPLASNKNDDIYRGGYPLTYNGILGRPDLKDFRAVASTYH, from the coding sequence ATGATTCACATGATCTCGAGGGGTGCTACTGATGGAGACTCTGTGCGAGCTCGAAAAGCACACAGGAAGAGATTGGATAATTTTGAGATATCCAGGGGTGCATATTTACCCCAAGATCCTGTCATCAGCTTCGGGCCGGAAGACCTTCAAGGTATCATAGCTCCTCATAATGATGCCTTGGTGGTGACAGCCACCATTGCCGACTACGACGTGGAAGTGATCTTCATTGATAATGGGAGCTCTGTAAATATATTGTTTAAGAGCACACTGGATCAGATGAAGGTGGAAGGATTCGAGTTTGATCCAATCTCCACTCCTCTGTATGGTTTCACGGGACATGACATTGTGCCGCTGGGTCTGATTACTCTTCCCTTAGCGAGTAACAAAAATGATGACATTTACCGTGGTGGATACCCCCTCACATATAATGGAATCCTGGGACGGCCAGATTTAAAGGACTTCAGAGCTGTAGCTTCCACGTATCATTAG